The proteins below come from a single Felis catus isolate Fca126 chromosome A1, F.catus_Fca126_mat1.0, whole genome shotgun sequence genomic window:
- the LOC101095465 gene encoding protocadherin beta-18 has protein sequence MESGERCPQQIRQVLLFFVFLGESLVCSEPWRYSVSEEMEIGSFIANVVKDTGLGVEDLVARGARVIFDDHKPYLQLDQQTGNLLLNEQLDREALCHLTEPCILHFQVLFENPLQFFRAELWVNDTNDHTPAFLDKHILLKISEGTAPGASFPMDSAQDLDVGKNGVQNYTLSPNPYFHLKIQDSDDGRKYPELFLDQSLDREKESEFTLIVTALDGGSPSRSGTTLVRILVFDINDNAPEFERSVYEVQVPENSPLDSLVVRVSATDLDAGIYGELSYSFSHVSRDIRKTFEIHPISGEIRLKALLDFELIQSFTINIQATDGGSISGKSAVLVQVVDVNDNPPEIVMTSLTSPVPENSSPEMVVAIFSVRDQDSGDNGRMVCSIQDDLPFLLKPTFKNFYTLVAGLPLDRESQAEYNITITVTDLGTPRLKTQHNITVTVSDVNDNAPAFSQTTYTLRVRENNSPALHIGSVSATDRDSGANAQVTYSLLPPADPQLPLASLVSINADNGQLFALRSLDYEALRAFEFGVRAADRGSPALSSQARVRVLVLDDNDNAPFVLYPPQNGSAPCTELVPRAAEAGYLVTKVVAVDGDSGQNAWLSYQLLKATEPGLFGVWAHNGEVRTARLLSERDAVKHRLVVLVRDNGEPPRSASVTLHVLLVDGFSQPYLPLPEVAAAEARADPLTVYLVVALASVSSLFLFSVLVFVAVRLCRRSRAASAGRCSGPEGHFPGHLVDVSGAGTLSQSYQYEVCLRGGSGTSEFKFLKPAIPNVSPPEGKMEESHTFLNGFEFI, from the coding sequence ATGGAGTCAGGAGAGAGGTGCCCTCAGCAGATAAGGCAAGtgctgcttttctttgttttcctgggaGAGTCTTTGGTGTGTTCAGAGCCCTGGCGCTATTCTGTATCAGAGGAAATGGAAATTGGCTCCTTTATAGCCAATGTGGTGAAAGATACAGGTTTGGGTGTTGAAGACTTGGTTGCACGGGGGGCAAGAGTCATCTTTGATGACCATAAACCATATTTACAGTTGGATCAGCAGACTGGCAACTTGCTCTTAAATGAACAACTGGACCGGGAGGCACTTTGCCATCTCACAGAACCATGTATATTGCATTTCCAGGTATTATTTGAAAATCCTTTACAGTTTTTTCGGGCTGAGCTTTGGGTCAATGACACAAATGATCATACCCCTGCATTCCTAGACAAACATATACTTCTGAAAATCTCAGAAGGTACTGCTCCAGGAGCCTCATTTCCAATGGACAGTGCCCAGGACTTGGATGTAGGAAAGAATGGTGTCCAAAACTACACATTAAGCCCCAATCCTTACTTCCATCTAAAAATACAAGACAGTGATGACGGAAGAAAATACCCAGAGCTGTTCCTGGACCAATCTCTGGATCGAGAAAAGGAATCTGAGTTTACATTAATTGTAACAGCTTTGGATGGCGGGTCCCCGTCCAGGTCTGGAACTACACTTGTTCGTATTTTGGTCTTCGATATCAATGACAATGCTCCAGAGTTTGAGAGGTCTGTCTATGAGGTTCAGGTACCAGAAAACAGCCCTCTGGACTCCTTGGTCGTTAGGGTGTCTGCTACAGATTTGGATGCGGGAATATATGGAGAACTATCATACTCATTTTCCCATGTCTCCAGAGACATACGGAAAACATTTGAAATCCATCCAATTTCTGGTGAAATCCGCTTAAAAGCGCTTCTGGATTTTGAATTAATTCAGTCATTTACAATAAATATTCAGGCAACAGATGGTGGTAGCATTTCGGGAAAATCAGCAGTTTTAGTTCAGGTTGTGGATGTGAATGACAACCCACCAGAAATAGTCATGACATCTCTTACCAGCCCTGTACCAGAAAATTCGTCGCCTGAGATGGTGGTCGCTATTTTCAGTGTAAGAGACCAAGATTCTGGGGACAACGGGAGGATGGTGTGCTCAATTCAGGACGATCTCCCCTTTCTCCTGAAGCCTACCTTCAAGAATTTCTACACTCTGGTAGCAGGACTCCCACTGGACAGAGAAAGCCAGGCCGAGTACAACATCACCATCACCGTCACCGACTTAGGGACCCCCAGGCTGAAAACGCAGCACAACATCACCGTGACGGTCTCCGACGTCAACGACAACGCCCCCGCCTTCAGCCAAACCACCTACACCCTGCGCGTCCGCGAGAACAACAGCCCCGCCCTGCACATCGGCAGCGTGAGCGCCACGGACAGGGACTCGGGCGCCAACGCGCAGGTCACCTACTCGCTGCTGCCGCCCGCGGACCCGCAGctgcccctggcctccctggtgTCCATCAACGCGGACAACGGGCAGCTGTTCGCGCTCAGGTCCCTGGATTACGAGGCGCTGCGGGCGTTCGAGTTCGGCGTGCGCGCGGCCGACCGCGGCTCGCCCGCGCTCAGCAGCCAGGCGCGGGTGCGCGTGCTGGTGCTGGACGACAACGACAACGCGCCCTTCGTGCTGTACCCGCCGCAGAACGGCTCTGCGCCCTGCACCGAGCTGGTGCCCAGGGCGGCCGAGGCGGGCTACCTGGTGACCAAGGTGGTGGCGGTGGACGGCGACTCGGGCCAGAACGCCTGGCTGTCGTACCAGCTGCTCAAGGCCACGGAGCCCGGGCTGTTCGGCGTGTGGGCGCACAACGGCGAGGTGCGCACGGCCCGGCTGCTGAGCGAACGCGACGCCGTCAAGCACAGGCTGGTGGTGCTGGTCAGGGACAATGGCGAGCCGCCGCGCTCGGCCAGCGTCACGCTGCACGTGCTGCTGGTGGACGGCTTCTCGCAGCCCTACCTGCCGCTCCCGGAGGTGGCGGCGGCCGAGGCGCGGGCCGACCCGCTCACCGTCTACTTGGTCGTCGCCTTGGCGTCCGTGTCGTCGCTCTTCCTGTTCTCGGTGCTCGTGTTCGTGGCGGTGCGGCTGTGCAGGCGGAGCCGGGCGGCGTCTGCGGGTCGCTGCTCGGGGCCCGAGGGCCACTTTCCGGGCCACCTGGTGGACGTCAGCGGCGCGGGGACGCTGTCCCAGAGCTACCAGTATGAGGTGTGTCTTCGGGGAGGCTCGGGGACCAGTGAATTCAAGTTCCTTAAACCCGCTATCCCCAACGTCTCTCCCCCAGAAGGTAAAATGGAGGAAAGCCACACCTTTCTGAATGGCTTTGAGTTCATTTAG